The DNA sequence GACCTGGTACTGGCCGAGCCGGTCGACCGCGAGCGTTTCCGGCCCGTCGGCCTGATCACCGATCGTGACCTGGCCTTGCGGATCATTGCGCGCAACCCACCGGACCAGGAGGACCTGCAGGCGATCGATGTGCTGCCACGACCATTGATCACTGCGAACCAGAATGAAGACCTGTTCGATGTCATCCTGAACATGCGGCGGGCCAACATCCGGCGCATCCCGGTGGTGGATGACTTCGGCCTGCTGGTCGGCATCGCCACTGCGGACGACCTGGTAGGGCTGCTGGCAGACAACCTGCACGAACTGTCGCTGCTGATTCGTCAGCAAAGCCGGCGGGAGGAAGACCTGCGCGGTGAGGATC is a window from the Pseudomonas anuradhapurensis genome containing:
- a CDS encoding CBS domain-containing protein; translation: MSIGRYCNRDVVTAPPDISIYAAARMMSQYHVGDLVLAEPVDRERFRPVGLITDRDLALRIIARNPPDQEDLQAIDVLPRPLITANQNEDLFDVILNMRRANIRRIPVVDDFGLLVGIATADDLVGLLADNLHELSLLIRQQSRREEDLRGEDL